The stretch of DNA CGACCCGACCTTCAGATCGAGTTCGTCGATCGAGCGGGTCGTGATCACCGACGTGACGATGCCGAACGGCGTATCCACATCGACCTCCGACACGACCGGCCCGCGAATGATTTCCTTGACCTTGCCGCGGAACTGGTTACGCACGTTGATGGCGGAAATGCTCATTTAATCGACTCCAGAAATTCAAACGAGGAAGCGTCCGAAAACGCGGAAATGAAACGTTCAGATCGCCCAGCGGACATCGCTCGGGCTGACCGGCGGCGAACCGCCCGGCCCGCGATGATGCGAGCCGTCCGCGAACACCGGCTCGTCGGTATTCAGCACGCGCTTGAGCACCTGCTCTTCGAGCGCGGCGAACCGCGCATCCGAACGGGCGCGCGGCCTTTCGAGCGGCACCGGCTGGTCAAGCGCGATCTGCCCCGCCTCGACGAGCAGAATGCGGTCGGCCAACGCAACCGCCTCATGAACGTCGTGCGTGACGAGCAACGCCGTGAAGCGATGCTCGCTCCACAACCGTTCGATCAACGCGTGCATTTCGATGCGGGTCAGCGCATCGAGCGCGCCAAGCGGTTCATCGAGCAGCAGCAGGCTCGGCCGATGCACGAGCGCACGCGCCAGCGCGACACGCTGACGTTGACCGCCTGACAACCGCGACGGCCATTCGCCCGCGCGCTCCAGCAGGCCCACTTCGTTCAGCACCGCGCGCGCATCGTCGCGCGCGCCGCGACCGAGGCCGAGCATCACGTTCTGCAGCACGGTTTTCCACGGCAACAGGCGCGCGTCCTGGAACATGATCCGCGTGTCGAGCGCCTCGCCGTTCGCGCCGCGCTTGATCACCGCGCCATCGCTTGCCGATTCGAGCCCGGCGATCAGCCGCAGCAGCGTGGATTTCCCGCAACCGCTGCGTCCGACGATCGCGACGAAACTGCCGCGCTCGATCGACAGGTCGAAGTTATCGAGTACCGTGCGCTCGCCATAGCGTTTGCCGACACCGCGCAGTTCGACCGCGACGTCGTGGGGCGGCGGCGTCGCGGCGCGGGTCAGCGCACCCGAATCGACCGCGCCTTGCGAAACACCGCCCTGCGCATGCGGACCCTTCGCACTCGCGTCCACGTCGGTTCGGTCGCGGCGGTAACCGGCAGAAAACGTCGTCGCACTCATCACCGTCCTCCTCGTTGATACGCGGGGTGCCAGCGCAGCGCGATACGTTCGAGATATTTCGCGAGCAGGTCCGCGACTTTACCGAGCGCCGCATACAGCAGGATGCCGACGACCACGACGTCGGTCTGCAGGAACTCGCGTGCGTTCATCGTCATGTAGCCGATGCCCGACTGCGCGGAGATCGTTTCCGCGACGATCAACGTCACCCACATCAGCCCGAGCGCGAAGCGCACGCCGACGAGAATCGACGGCAGCGCGCCCGGCAGGATCACTTCGCGATACAGCGCGAAACCCTTCAGCCCGTAGCTGCGCGCCATCTCGACGAGATTCGGATCGACCGAGCGAATCCCATGGAACGTGTTCACGTACATCGGGAAAAACACGCCGAGCGCGACGAGGAATACCTTCGCCTCTTCCTCGATCCCGAACCACAGGATCACGAGCGGGATCATCGCGAGCGCGGGAATGTTGCGGATCATCTGCACGGTCGAATCGAGCGCGGTTTCGACCGGCCTGAAAAGACCGGTCGCGAGCCCGAGCACGAGGCCGATGCCGCCGCCGATCGCGAAACCCGACACCGCGCGCCACGTGCTCACACGCACGTCCTGCCACATCTCGCCCGACTCGATCAGCGACCATGCGGCCTTCACGACCGCGAGCGGCTCCGGCAGCACGCGCGTCGACAGCACGCCGCTGCGCGCGGCGAGTTCCCATGCGGCGAAGATCACGAGCGGCACGAGCCACGGCGCGAGCCGCGCGAACGACGCACGCAGCAGCAGCGCGAACACGCGGCGCGAACCGGCGCTCGCGCCCGGCGCGCGGCCCGTGCTGGCGGCGGCGTTGCCGTTCGCGGTCACAGCGGATTGGGTCATCGGTAGTTCCTCATTCGATGCGCGGCGACCGGTCCGCCGCGCGGCATTGCAATGGCGATGCGACGCCGGTTCAGCTCTGCGAAGCCTTCGGCGCGTAATGATTGCCGACGATCTCGCCGAACGGACCCGACAGCGGTCCGCCCGCCGTCTTCGTCGTGCGTCCCGGCAGCAGCGGGAACACGAGTTCCGCGAAGCGATACGACTCTTCGAGGTGCGGATAACCGGACAGGATGAACGTCTCGATGCCGAGATCCGCGTATTCCTTCATGCGCGCCGCGACCTGCTCCGGATTGCCGACGAGCGCGGTGCCCGCGCCGCCGCGCACGAGGCCGA from Paraburkholderia caballeronis encodes:
- a CDS encoding ATP-binding cassette domain-containing protein; protein product: MSATTFSAGYRRDRTDVDASAKGPHAQGGVSQGAVDSGALTRAATPPPHDVAVELRGVGKRYGERTVLDNFDLSIERGSFVAIVGRSGCGKSTLLRLIAGLESASDGAVIKRGANGEALDTRIMFQDARLLPWKTVLQNVMLGLGRGARDDARAVLNEVGLLERAGEWPSRLSGGQRQRVALARALVHRPSLLLLDEPLGALDALTRIEMHALIERLWSEHRFTALLVTHDVHEAVALADRILLVEAGQIALDQPVPLERPRARSDARFAALEEQVLKRVLNTDEPVFADGSHHRGPGGSPPVSPSDVRWAI
- a CDS encoding TOBE domain-containing protein; this encodes MSISAINVRNQFRGKVKEIIRGPVVSEVDVDTPFGIVTSVITTRSIDELDLKVGSEVVALVKSTEVSIARL
- the ssuC gene encoding aliphatic sulfonate ABC transporter permease SsuC — encoded protein: MTQSAVTANGNAAASTGRAPGASAGSRRVFALLLRASFARLAPWLVPLVIFAAWELAARSGVLSTRVLPEPLAVVKAAWSLIESGEMWQDVRVSTWRAVSGFAIGGGIGLVLGLATGLFRPVETALDSTVQMIRNIPALAMIPLVILWFGIEEEAKVFLVALGVFFPMYVNTFHGIRSVDPNLVEMARSYGLKGFALYREVILPGALPSILVGVRFALGLMWVTLIVAETISAQSGIGYMTMNAREFLQTDVVVVGILLYAALGKVADLLAKYLERIALRWHPAYQRGGR